In Planctomycetia bacterium, one genomic interval encodes:
- a CDS encoding DUF2934 domain-containing protein, producing MHAITLDSLELTPEELEHSRAAIRNSAYRKWLDAGCPRCDDLEFWLSAERDWIEYCYVPHRRRENEAAFLP from the coding sequence ATGCATGCGATCACGCTTGATTCTCTCGAATTGACGCCGGAAGAACTGGAGCATAGCCGAGCAGCGATACGAAATTCGGCCTATCGAAAGTGGCTCGACGCCGGATGCCCGCGGTGCGATGACTTGGAGTTTTGGCTTTCGGCGGAGCGCGACTGGATCGAGTATTGTTACGTCCCGCACCGTCGGCGCGAAAACGAAGCGGCGTTTTTACCCTAA
- a CDS encoding sigma 54-interacting transcriptional regulator translates to MPGSLQPKLLRVLEDGSMRRIGSAKERRVDVRIVAATNRDMAAEVKAGRFREDLYNRINVMSLRLPPLREHNRDVTLLVRKFLGNDWQIEPEALAALER, encoded by the coding sequence ATGCCGGGCTCGCTGCAGCCTAAGCTGCTCCGTGTGTTGGAAGACGGCTCGATGCGCCGCATCGGTTCGGCGAAAGAGCGCCGCGTCGACGTGCGCATCGTGGCGGCGACGAATCGAGACATGGCCGCGGAGGTGAAGGCCGGTCGATTCCGCGAAGATCTCTACAACCGGATCAACGTCATGTCGCTACGGTTGCCGCCGCTACGCGAGCATAACCGCGACGTTACGCTGTTGGTCCGAAAGTTCCTCGGCAATGATTGGCAGATCGAGCCCGAGGCGCTTGCGGCGCTCGAACGATAG